CGCGCAGTGGTCCAGCGACAGTGTGTCGGTGTGGTCGGAGCGACCGTGGAATGCCGAGGGCAAGCGGCTGGCACCCATCTTCCACGCCACGGTGAACCTGTCGGCGACCTTCACCGATTTCGACGCCCTGTCCGCGTGGGCGAGCGAGGTCATCGAACGCGACGGTGTGCAGTTCACCGGGGTCGACTGGCGGCTGTCCCCTCTGACGCGGGCCGCTCTGGAGCGCTCGGTCGCCGCTGAGGCGGTGACCGTCGCCGTGGAGCGCGCGACGGCCTATGCCCGCGCGCTCGGACTGTCGGATGTCACCGCCGTCGAGATCGCGGATGCCGGGATGCTGACCGATGATCGTGGCGCGCGCGGTGAGTCGATGCGTCCTCTGATGGCGCGCGCGGCGTTCGCCGGTGATGCGGGTGCTGCCGAGATCCGGCTTCAGCCCGCCGATGTCGTCGTCAGCGCCACTGTCGACGCCCGCTTCGTCGCCCGTTGACTGCGGGCGTCAGCCTGGTGGCTTCTCAGTCACCGAGACGATTGCGCGTGCGCATCGCCCGCTCCGCCTCGCGGCGGTCCTGACGCTCGCGCAGGGTCTGCCGCTTGTCGAATTCGCGCTTGCCCTTTGCCACGGCGATCTCGACCTTGGCGCGACCGTCAGAGAAGTACAGGCGCAGAGGGACGAGCGTGTACCCGCCTGCCGAGACGGCGTGCGAGAGCTTGACGA
The Microbacterium sp. SLBN-154 DNA segment above includes these coding regions:
- a CDS encoding SIMPL domain-containing protein (The SIMPL domain is named for its presence in mouse protein SIMPL (signalling molecule that associates with mouse pelle-like kinase). Bacterial member BP26, from Brucella, was shown to assemble into a channel-like structure, while YggE from E. coli has been associated with resistance to oxidative stress.), which produces MSEVVVTVHGEHVARVAPEEAVATLVVRAEGAARDGVVADVSAWSAPLRDELESAHAEGRVAQWSSDSVSVWSERPWNAEGKRLAPIFHATVNLSATFTDFDALSAWASEVIERDGVQFTGVDWRLSPLTRAALERSVAAEAVTVAVERATAYARALGLSDVTAVEIADAGMLTDDRGARGESMRPLMARAAFAGDAGAAEIRLQPADVVVSATVDARFVAR